A genomic region of Salinibacterium sp. NK8237 contains the following coding sequences:
- a CDS encoding TetR/AcrR family transcriptional regulator, translating into MSRPKVALLSTDRIADAALALVDSGAPFGVNALARKLGVTPSSLYNHVDGKDAIIELMRARVVADHMPTHVYKSWDHAVVEIMRQQRAMYAAHPALVPLIVGKTITDAHAIEHYDQLATALVEAGFSNDEVLSLVAVLDAFAIGFGLDLTSPEAIWQPSGSTHTLGKLIENSAGGAARSDAAFELGLELLLGALHARLNGAASRTAQVTPAAGADSPD; encoded by the coding sequence ATGTCCCGGCCCAAAGTGGCTCTTCTGTCCACCGACCGCATTGCTGACGCGGCCCTCGCACTGGTCGACTCCGGGGCACCATTCGGCGTCAATGCGCTCGCGCGGAAACTAGGAGTGACGCCGTCGTCGCTGTACAACCACGTGGATGGCAAAGACGCGATTATTGAACTTATGCGCGCGCGCGTCGTCGCAGACCACATGCCTACCCATGTCTACAAATCATGGGATCACGCCGTGGTCGAAATCATGCGTCAACAACGCGCAATGTATGCCGCACATCCGGCGCTTGTTCCCCTCATCGTGGGCAAGACAATTACCGACGCCCACGCAATTGAACACTATGACCAGCTCGCGACAGCGCTGGTTGAGGCAGGGTTCTCTAACGACGAAGTACTCTCTCTCGTGGCAGTACTTGATGCCTTTGCGATCGGTTTCGGCCTAGACCTCACGTCACCCGAAGCAATTTGGCAACCGTCTGGCAGCACGCACACTCTCGGCAAGCTCATTGAGAACTCGGCCGGCGGAGCCGCTCGCAGCGACGCGGCATTCGAGCTCGGACTTGAACTGCTCCTCGGGGCGCTGCATGCGCGTCTCAACGGCGCGGCATCGCGCACCGCTCAGGTCACCCCCGCCGCAGGCGCTGACTCTCCCGACTAG